The following proteins are encoded in a genomic region of Dokdonia donghaensis DSW-1:
- a CDS encoding NupC/NupG family nucleoside CNT transporter, with product MSSLTTFAQEQSQAIVDVIPSQGFTLESFGRGVLGMITLIIIAVLFSSNRKAINWKTVGIGLGLQLIIAVCVLKVPFVEKIFSFLGNIFVKILEFTLAGSDFLFQGLVSDTSTFGYIFAFQVLPTIIFFSALTSVLYYFGIIQKIVKVFGWLLSKLLGISGAESLSVAGNVFLGQTEAPLLIKAYLEKMNKSEILLVMIGGMATVAGAVLAAYIGFLGGDDPVLRLLFAKHLLAASVMAAPGAIVISKILYPQTEKVNTDVYVSNDKIGANILDAIANGTTEGLKLAVNVGAMLLVFVAFIAMMNWILGFIGGVTNINDWVAANSAYPQLSLEAILGTIFAPLMWLIGVASEDTTMMGQLLGIKLAASEFVGYIQLAELKDTTNVVHLNYEKSIIMATYMLCGFANFASIGIQIGGIGSLAPGQRTQLSRFGLKALIGGSIASLISATIAGMIIG from the coding sequence ATGAGTTCACTTACAACATTTGCGCAGGAGCAATCACAGGCTATTGTAGATGTTATCCCTTCGCAAGGTTTTACCCTTGAGAGTTTTGGCCGTGGTGTTTTGGGTATGATTACCCTTATTATCATTGCTGTGTTATTTAGTAGTAATCGCAAAGCGATAAACTGGAAAACGGTTGGCATAGGGCTAGGCCTTCAACTTATTATAGCTGTTTGTGTCCTTAAAGTTCCATTTGTAGAAAAGATTTTTTCTTTTTTAGGAAATATTTTTGTCAAAATTCTTGAATTTACACTTGCTGGAAGCGACTTCTTGTTTCAGGGCCTCGTTAGTGATACAAGTACCTTTGGATACATATTTGCTTTTCAAGTATTGCCTACTATCATCTTCTTTTCTGCACTTACATCTGTACTGTATTATTTCGGGATAATACAAAAAATTGTAAAAGTGTTTGGATGGCTTCTATCTAAGCTTTTGGGTATTTCTGGAGCTGAGAGTTTAAGTGTAGCGGGCAATGTTTTTCTAGGACAGACTGAGGCACCACTTCTTATAAAAGCATATCTAGAAAAAATGAACAAGTCAGAAATCTTACTTGTTATGATAGGAGGTATGGCCACAGTTGCTGGGGCTGTACTCGCTGCATACATAGGTTTTTTAGGAGGTGACGACCCTGTTTTAAGACTACTATTTGCAAAACACCTGCTTGCAGCATCTGTAATGGCAGCCCCAGGAGCAATTGTAATCTCAAAAATACTTTATCCTCAAACTGAAAAAGTTAATACTGATGTCTATGTTTCAAATGATAAGATAGGTGCTAATATATTAGACGCTATTGCAAACGGAACTACAGAAGGTTTAAAACTTGCAGTAAATGTAGGGGCAATGCTTCTTGTTTTTGTAGCATTTATAGCTATGATGAATTGGATTCTAGGCTTTATAGGAGGTGTAACTAATATCAATGATTGGGTTGCGGCAAACTCTGCATACCCGCAACTATCTCTAGAGGCTATTTTAGGAACCATCTTTGCCCCACTTATGTGGCTTATAGGTGTAGCTAGTGAAGACACAACGATGATGGGACAACTACTAGGTATAAAACTAGCAGCAAGCGAATTTGTGGGTTACATACAGCTTGCAGAGCTCAAAGACACCACAAACGTTGTACACCTCAACTATGAGAAGTCTATCATAATGGCAACATATATGCTTTGTGGATTTGCAAACTTTGCCTCTATCGGTATTCAGATAGGTGGTATAGGTTCTCTAGCTCCAGGGCAGCGCACGCAATTATCTCGTTTTGGTCTTAAAGCACTTATAGGAGGTTCTATAGCTTCACTTATATCTGCAACCATTGCCGGTATGATTATAGGGTAA
- a CDS encoding pyruvate dehydrogenase complex E1 component subunit beta, with amino-acid sequence MRTIQFREAVCEAMSEEMRRDASVYLMGEEVAEYNGAYKASKGMLDEFGADRVIDTPIAELGFGGIGVGSTMTGCRPIVEYMTFNFSLVGIDQIINNAAKIRQMSGGQFSCPIVFRGPTASAGQLGATHSQAFENWFANTPGLKVIVPSNPYDAKGLLKAAIRDNDPVIFMESEQMYGDKGEVPDGEYVLPIGVADIKREGTDVTIVSFGKIIKEAYKAADQLAEDGISCEIIDLRTVRPLDKQAIFDSVKKTNRLVILEEAWPFGNVSTEISHQVQEHCFDYLDAPIQRINTADTPAPYSPVLLKEWLPNSDDVVKAVKKVMYR; translated from the coding sequence ATGAGAACAATCCAGTTTAGAGAAGCCGTTTGTGAGGCTATGAGTGAAGAAATGCGTCGCGACGCATCTGTTTATTTAATGGGAGAAGAAGTAGCCGAATATAATGGTGCTTACAAAGCTTCAAAAGGAATGCTAGACGAGTTTGGTGCAGATAGAGTTATAGATACTCCTATTGCTGAGCTTGGTTTTGGAGGTATAGGTGTAGGTAGTACTATGACGGGTTGTCGTCCTATTGTGGAGTATATGACCTTTAACTTCTCACTGGTAGGTATTGATCAAATTATAAACAATGCCGCAAAAATAAGACAGATGTCTGGAGGGCAGTTTTCTTGTCCTATCGTTTTTAGAGGGCCTACAGCATCTGCTGGTCAACTTGGAGCAACGCACTCTCAAGCTTTTGAAAACTGGTTTGCAAACACACCTGGTCTTAAAGTAATTGTACCATCTAACCCTTATGATGCAAAGGGACTACTTAAAGCAGCGATACGTGATAACGACCCTGTAATCTTTATGGAGTCTGAGCAAATGTATGGTGATAAAGGTGAGGTGCCAGATGGAGAGTATGTATTACCTATAGGTGTTGCAGATATTAAGAGAGAGGGAACAGATGTAACTATTGTTTCTTTTGGAAAAATTATAAAAGAGGCTTACAAAGCAGCAGACCAACTGGCAGAAGATGGTATTTCTTGCGAGATTATCGATTTACGTACGGTACGCCCGCTAGATAAGCAAGCTATCTTTGACTCAGTAAAGAAAACTAATAGACTTGTGATACTTGAAGAGGCTTGGCCTTTTGGAAACGTATCTACAGAGATAAGTCACCAGGTACAAGAGCACTGTTTTGATTACCTAGATGCACCTATACAAAGAATAAACACGGCAGATACACCTGCCCCTTACTCACCAGTACTACTTAAAGAGTGGTTGCCTAACAGCGATGATGTTGTAAAGGCTGTCAAAAAGGTGATGTACAGATAA
- a CDS encoding inorganic diphosphatase, with translation MTAEKVKTFDVLIEIPKGSRNKYEYDFELKKIRYDRMIFSSMMYPADYGFIPETLALDGDPLDVLVLVTEPTFPGCVIEVKPIGVFHMADEKGPDEKVICVPVTDPSANKLEDLSDCNPHLIKEIEHFFQVYKDLEEKKVDVGGWGDVHEAREIVAKCYQRFQESDVPRSEVSIY, from the coding sequence ATGACAGCAGAAAAAGTAAAGACATTTGACGTTTTAATCGAAATCCCAAAAGGGAGTCGTAACAAATATGAGTATGATTTTGAACTAAAGAAAATACGTTACGATCGTATGATCTTTTCTTCTATGATGTACCCTGCAGATTACGGTTTTATACCAGAAACTCTTGCACTAGATGGAGATCCTCTTGATGTACTTGTTCTAGTAACAGAGCCTACTTTTCCTGGATGTGTGATTGAAGTGAAGCCTATAGGAGTTTTCCATATGGCAGATGAAAAAGGACCAGACGAAAAAGTAATTTGTGTACCAGTAACAGATCCAAGTGCAAACAAGCTTGAAGACTTATCTGATTGTAACCCACACCTTATAAAAGAGATTGAGCACTTTTTCCAAGTGTACAAAGACCTTGAAGAGAAAAAAGTAGACGTAGGTGGATGGGGAGACGTACACGAAGCTAGAGAGATTGTAGCAAAGTGTTACCAGAGATTCCAAGAGTCTGATGTACCACGTAGCGAAGTGAGTATTTACTAA
- a CDS encoding DUF5686 and carboxypeptidase-like regulatory domain-containing protein — MKHNLLFFLITLFTVAISYGQTKVSGEVFDTQGNALPFVNVVFMGSNEGTITNENGRFYLESDATWEQVRFSFIGFSNLIVDLEQKVNYEMKITLEEEAGALDEIVIFTGKTDKKNNPAVDILRKIWANKRENGLKQFKQYQYDKYEKLEFDLNTIDSALINSRLFKGMEFIFDQTDTSNVTGKTYLPIFVNEAVSKVYGDNEINKVKEELLGNKNSGFSENQTVIGFVKDLYSDYDIYQNYLQFFDKSFTSPLSRTGIQTYNYVLSDSAYIDNKWCYNIIYYPRRKNELTFKGDFWVNDSTWAIKEINMQLSKSANINWVKEIYMEQEFDIVNDTTFLLSRDYFLSDFAFNKKEQSRGMYGKRTTLYDNYEFDKKLDKDYYDKEVYNYDKDIYNRGDEFWEENRKEELSKDELGVYKMLDTLKTVKKFRNLYNAGSVLASGYYEIPSLNFDYGPIFSTFGFNEVEGLRIRTGGRTYFSQNDPWRLEGFLAYGFKDKKGKFGISGKWLLDKKSRLIISGGYRQDVEQIGASLTTSRDVLGRNLASSSLVNTATNDKLTSIKLANVAAEIEVVRNLQVRADFSLRTLESASETFSLDYFTDATQTTTTGELKQAEIVLTTIWEPGKKTSGFGVERRVTNEWFPSFYASYTRGLEGTLDSDFGYDKFQFSARKAIRVGGLGTLTASTEVGKTFDEVPLALLSPVPGNQSLFSIFNTFSQLNFYEFTTDEYASLQLEHNFGGRIFNRIPFLKGLNLREIIGVRGIIGNISQANIDLNRPAFESLLFAEGDPVTAITPSMIAPSMEPYYEYSIGVGNIFKVFRIDVNFRGNYNFLPDARKIGVTGSFGFYF; from the coding sequence ATGAAACATAATTTACTTTTCTTCCTTATTACGCTTTTTACGGTGGCTATATCTTATGGTCAGACTAAAGTGAGTGGAGAAGTTTTTGACACACAGGGAAATGCATTACCATTTGTAAATGTCGTTTTTATGGGTTCAAATGAGGGAACTATTACAAATGAGAATGGTCGCTTTTACCTCGAGTCTGATGCTACGTGGGAGCAAGTGCGATTTTCCTTCATAGGGTTTTCAAACCTTATTGTAGACTTAGAGCAAAAGGTGAACTACGAGATGAAAATCACGCTAGAAGAAGAGGCTGGGGCGCTAGATGAGATCGTAATCTTTACGGGTAAAACAGATAAAAAGAACAACCCTGCTGTAGATATACTACGCAAGATATGGGCAAATAAAAGAGAGAATGGACTCAAGCAGTTTAAGCAATACCAGTATGATAAGTATGAAAAGCTAGAGTTTGACCTTAACACCATAGACAGTGCTCTTATAAATAGCCGCCTCTTTAAAGGGATGGAATTTATATTTGACCAGACAGATACTTCAAATGTGACGGGTAAAACCTATCTACCCATTTTTGTAAACGAAGCCGTGTCAAAAGTTTATGGAGATAACGAGATTAATAAAGTAAAAGAAGAGCTGCTAGGTAATAAAAACAGCGGTTTTAGCGAGAATCAAACAGTGATAGGTTTTGTAAAAGATCTGTACAGTGATTATGATATCTACCAGAACTACTTACAGTTTTTTGATAAGAGTTTTACAAGTCCGCTGTCGCGCACAGGGATACAAACCTATAATTATGTACTCTCAGATAGTGCCTACATAGATAATAAATGGTGTTATAATATCATTTATTATCCACGTCGTAAAAACGAACTTACCTTTAAAGGAGACTTCTGGGTAAACGACTCAACCTGGGCAATTAAGGAGATTAATATGCAGCTTTCAAAAAGTGCAAACATAAACTGGGTCAAAGAAATCTATATGGAGCAAGAGTTTGATATCGTAAACGATACTACGTTCTTACTCTCACGAGATTATTTCTTGTCAGACTTTGCTTTTAATAAAAAAGAGCAATCTAGAGGAATGTACGGTAAGCGTACGACCCTGTATGATAACTATGAGTTTGATAAAAAACTAGACAAAGATTATTACGACAAGGAAGTCTATAACTACGATAAGGATATCTATAATCGTGGCGATGAGTTTTGGGAAGAGAATAGAAAAGAAGAACTGAGCAAGGACGAGCTAGGCGTTTATAAAATGCTAGACACCCTTAAAACGGTTAAGAAATTTAGAAATCTCTATAATGCAGGCTCTGTACTAGCCTCTGGTTATTATGAGATCCCAAGTCTCAATTTTGATTACGGCCCTATATTTTCAACCTTTGGGTTTAACGAGGTAGAAGGTTTGCGTATACGTACAGGAGGTAGAACTTATTTTTCTCAAAACGATCCCTGGCGTCTAGAAGGCTTTCTGGCCTATGGTTTTAAAGACAAAAAAGGAAAATTTGGTATCTCTGGTAAGTGGCTTTTAGATAAAAAGAGTAGACTTATTATCTCTGGAGGTTACCGTCAAGATGTAGAGCAAATAGGGGCGAGCCTTACCACCTCAAGAGATGTGTTAGGTAGAAATCTTGCCTCATCATCTCTAGTAAACACAGCGACTAATGATAAGCTCACCTCCATAAAACTGGCAAACGTAGCAGCAGAGATAGAGGTGGTGCGCAACCTGCAGGTACGTGCAGATTTCTCACTGCGCACGCTTGAGTCTGCCTCAGAAACTTTTAGTCTAGACTACTTTACAGATGCCACACAAACCACTACCACAGGTGAGCTTAAACAAGCAGAAATTGTACTTACTACTATCTGGGAGCCAGGTAAAAAGACCTCAGGTTTTGGCGTAGAGCGACGCGTCACAAATGAGTGGTTCCCTAGCTTTTACGCGAGTTACACCCGTGGGCTAGAGGGTACGCTAGACAGTGACTTTGGGTACGATAAGTTTCAGTTTTCTGCTCGTAAGGCAATACGTGTAGGAGGTCTAGGTACACTTACCGCTTCTACAGAGGTAGGTAAAACCTTTGATGAGGTGCCACTGGCATTATTAAGTCCGGTACCAGGTAACCAGTCATTGTTCTCAATATTCAACACCTTTAGCCAGCTCAATTTTTATGAGTTTACTACAGATGAGTATGCATCACTACAGCTAGAACATAACTTTGGAGGAAGAATCTTTAACCGTATTCCTTTCTTAAAAGGGTTGAACCTCAGAGAGATTATAGGCGTGCGTGGTATAATAGGTAATATATCACAGGCTAATATTGATCTTAACAGACCCGCCTTTGAGAGTCTTCTCTTTGCAGAGGGAGATCCAGTAACCGCCATCACACCATCTATGATTGCCCCATCTATGGAGCCGTATTATGAGTACAGCATCGGGGTAGGTAATATCTTTAAGGTGTTTCGTATAGACGTAAACTTTAGAGGAAATTATAACTTCTTGCCAGATGCTCGTAAGATAGGGGTGACAGGTAGTTTTGGATTTTATTTTTAA
- a CDS encoding electron transfer flavoprotein subunit beta/FixA family protein yields MKILVCISHVPDTTSKINFTEGDTKFDTNGVQFVINPNDEFGLTRAMWFKEKQGASVDVVNVGGPETEPTLRKALAIGADTAIRVNTEAKDGFQVAKELAKVVQDGGYDLVIAGRESIDYNGGMVPGMLAGLTGANFVNTCISLEVDGTNATATREIDGGKETVTTTLPLVIGGQKGLVEESDLRIPNMRGIMMARKKPLSVVEPTGAATETAAVAFEKPAPKGAVKLVDTVDELIDLLHNEAKAI; encoded by the coding sequence ATGAAAATATTAGTGTGCATCAGTCACGTACCTGATACGACTTCAAAAATTAACTTTACTGAAGGAGACACCAAGTTTGATACTAATGGTGTTCAGTTTGTGATCAACCCAAATGATGAGTTTGGATTAACCAGAGCAATGTGGTTTAAAGAAAAACAAGGAGCTTCTGTAGACGTAGTAAACGTAGGAGGACCAGAAACAGAACCTACACTTCGTAAAGCACTTGCAATAGGTGCAGACACAGCTATACGTGTTAACACAGAAGCAAAAGATGGTTTTCAAGTTGCCAAAGAACTTGCAAAAGTAGTTCAAGACGGAGGTTATGACCTTGTAATTGCGGGCCGTGAGTCTATAGATTATAATGGTGGTATGGTACCAGGTATGCTTGCAGGTCTTACTGGAGCAAACTTTGTAAATACGTGTATCTCACTAGAAGTAGATGGCACAAACGCTACTGCAACTAGAGAAATAGATGGTGGTAAAGAAACAGTTACTACAACTTTACCTCTTGTAATAGGAGGTCAAAAAGGACTAGTAGAAGAGAGCGACCTACGTATACCTAATATGAGAGGTATTATGATGGCTCGTAAAAAACCATTAAGTGTGGTAGAACCTACTGGCGCAGCAACCGAAACAGCAGCTGTTGCCTTTGAAAAGCCAGCACCAAAAGGAGCCGTAAAACTTGTAGACACTGTAGACGAGCTCATCGATTTATTACATAACGAAGCGAAAGCTATCTAA
- a CDS encoding electron transfer flavoprotein subunit alpha/FixB family protein, giving the protein MSVLVYTESENGEFKKASLEVASYAKGVADMMGTSVTAIAVNGGDTATLGTYGVDKVLNLKDSKLDAFNAAPYAKGIAAAAKAEGATVVVLSQSANAKYLAPLLAVELEAGYASNVVALPESAAPFKVKRTAFTNKAFNITEISTDVKIVGLGKNAYGLKENSAAAATEDFSADLGTFGVEVASVDKATDKVSIADAEIVVSAGRGMKGPENWGMIEEMADILGAATACSKPVSDLGWRPHGEHVGQTGKPVASNLYIAIGISGAIQHLAGINSSKVKVVINTDPEAPFFKAADYGIVGDAFEIVPQLNEKLKAFKASNS; this is encoded by the coding sequence ATGTCAGTTTTAGTATATACAGAATCAGAAAACGGAGAATTTAAAAAAGCTTCACTTGAGGTAGCATCTTATGCAAAGGGTGTTGCAGATATGATGGGAACTTCTGTTACTGCTATTGCAGTAAATGGGGGTGACACAGCAACACTAGGAACCTATGGTGTAGATAAAGTTTTAAACCTTAAAGACAGTAAACTAGACGCATTTAATGCAGCTCCTTATGCAAAGGGTATTGCTGCTGCAGCAAAGGCAGAAGGTGCAACAGTAGTTGTATTAAGCCAGAGCGCAAATGCAAAGTATCTTGCTCCTTTACTAGCGGTAGAGCTTGAGGCAGGATATGCATCAAATGTAGTTGCACTTCCAGAAAGCGCAGCACCATTTAAAGTAAAGCGTACTGCTTTTACTAACAAAGCATTTAACATTACAGAGATCTCTACAGATGTAAAAATTGTAGGTCTTGGTAAGAACGCATATGGTCTTAAAGAAAACAGCGCCGCTGCTGCAACAGAAGATTTTAGTGCAGATCTAGGAACATTTGGTGTAGAGGTTGCCTCTGTAGATAAAGCTACAGATAAAGTTTCTATCGCAGATGCTGAGATTGTAGTCTCTGCAGGTCGTGGTATGAAAGGTCCAGAAAACTGGGGGATGATAGAAGAAATGGCAGACATACTTGGAGCAGCAACAGCTTGTTCTAAGCCAGTATCTGACCTAGGGTGGAGACCTCACGGTGAGCACGTAGGGCAAACTGGTAAGCCTGTTGCTTCTAACCTATACATCGCGATAGGTATCTCTGGAGCTATACAGCACCTTGCGGGAATTAACTCTTCAAAAGTAAAAGTAGTAATCAATACAGATCCAGAAGCTCCTTTCTTTAAAGCAGCAGATTATGGTATCGTAGGTGATGCTTTTGAAATTGTACCTCAACTCAACGAGAAGCTTAAAGCCTTTAAAGCTTCTAACAGCTAG
- a CDS encoding sodium-translocating pyrophosphatase: MESMMIYVPIVLALLGLVYMIIKQSWVMKQDAGDGKMKEISDHIYEGALAFLNAEYKLLTIFVIIVSVLLAIVSYVVPTTHWLIVIAFICGAVFSAFAGNIGMKIATKTNVRTTQAARTSLPNALKISFGGGTVMGLGVAGLAVLGLTAFFIFFFHFFMGGEWTNTMDMTIVLETLAGFSLGAESIALFARVGGGIYTKAADVGADLVGKVEAGIPEDDPRNPATIADNVGDNVGDVAGMGADLFGSYVATVLAAMVLGNYVIKDMGGSISDGFGGIGPILLPMAIAGVGIIISIIGTMLVKIKSNDAKESQVMGALNIGNWTSIILVAVACFALCKWMLPGTMQMEFFGEGVQEISSMRVFYATIVGLVVGAVISSVTEYYTGLGKTPILKIVQQSSTGAGTNIIAGLATGMISTFPSVLLFAGAIWASYAFAGFYGVALAASAMMATTAMQLAIDAFGPISDNAGGIAEMSEQEPIVRERTDILDSVGNTTAATGKGFAIASAALTSLALFAAYVTFTGIDGINIFKAPVLAMLFVGGMVPVVFSALAMNAVGKAAMEMVQEVRRQFRDIPGIMEGTGKPEYDKCVAISTQASLKEMLLPGILTIGFPLVIAFLPLAFGMNRLAIAEMLGGYMAGVTVSGVLWAIFQNNAGGAWDNAKKSFEAGVEINGEMTYKGSDAHKAAVTGDTVGDPFKDTSGPSMNILIKLTCLIGLVIAPILGGHTDDGLAITTEDGTVVAITQDGRIKETREVQKEVRFAMAERDGQFVGTVTITTDDNGELSAEVKEFTGTEAEVKKQMDAFEASLRNK, from the coding sequence ATGGAATCAATGATGATTTACGTGCCGATTGTATTAGCCCTTCTTGGGCTTGTCTATATGATCATAAAGCAATCTTGGGTTATGAAGCAAGATGCTGGTGATGGTAAGATGAAAGAAATATCTGATCACATTTATGAGGGAGCACTCGCTTTTTTAAATGCCGAGTATAAGTTGCTTACCATATTTGTAATTATCGTAAGTGTATTACTGGCTATTGTGTCTTATGTAGTGCCTACCACGCACTGGCTTATTGTTATTGCATTTATATGCGGTGCTGTATTTTCTGCCTTTGCAGGAAATATAGGGATGAAAATAGCCACCAAAACGAATGTGCGTACCACTCAGGCGGCGCGTACTAGCTTACCTAATGCGCTTAAAATCTCATTTGGCGGAGGTACGGTGATGGGGCTTGGAGTGGCTGGTCTTGCAGTACTTGGTCTCACAGCATTCTTTATCTTTTTCTTCCATTTCTTTATGGGTGGTGAGTGGACAAATACTATGGATATGACCATTGTATTAGAAACACTAGCAGGATTCTCTTTAGGAGCAGAGTCTATTGCACTTTTTGCTCGTGTGGGTGGTGGTATTTATACCAAAGCTGCAGATGTGGGTGCAGACCTTGTAGGTAAGGTAGAAGCTGGTATACCAGAAGATGATCCCCGCAACCCTGCAACTATTGCAGATAACGTGGGAGATAATGTAGGTGATGTAGCAGGGATGGGTGCAGATTTATTTGGCTCATATGTAGCAACCGTGCTAGCGGCAATGGTACTAGGTAATTATGTGATTAAAGATATGGGAGGAAGTATCTCAGATGGCTTTGGAGGTATTGGTCCTATATTGTTGCCTATGGCTATAGCAGGTGTAGGTATTATTATATCTATTATAGGTACAATGCTTGTAAAAATTAAGAGTAACGATGCAAAGGAGTCTCAGGTTATGGGTGCTCTTAATATAGGTAACTGGACTTCTATAATACTTGTGGCAGTAGCTTGTTTTGCACTATGTAAATGGATGCTTCCAGGAACGATGCAAATGGAATTCTTTGGAGAAGGAGTGCAAGAAATCTCATCTATGCGCGTATTTTATGCGACTATAGTGGGGCTAGTTGTAGGGGCAGTCATTTCTTCTGTGACAGAATATTATACGGGTCTTGGTAAAACGCCTATTCTCAAAATTGTACAACAATCTAGTACAGGGGCAGGAACTAATATCATTGCAGGTCTCGCTACGGGTATGATCTCTACATTTCCATCGGTACTATTATTTGCAGGTGCGATCTGGGCGTCATACGCATTTGCCGGTTTTTATGGGGTTGCTCTAGCAGCTTCTGCAATGATGGCTACTACAGCGATGCAACTTGCAATAGATGCCTTTGGACCTATTTCAGATAATGCAGGTGGTATAGCAGAGATGAGTGAGCAGGAGCCTATAGTCCGTGAGCGCACAGATATTCTAGATTCTGTAGGTAATACTACGGCGGCTACAGGAAAAGGATTTGCGATAGCCTCTGCAGCGCTTACATCGCTCGCATTATTTGCAGCTTATGTAACCTTTACGGGAATAGACGGTATTAATATTTTTAAAGCGCCTGTACTCGCAATGCTCTTTGTAGGAGGAATGGTTCCAGTAGTATTTTCTGCACTTGCGATGAATGCCGTGGGGAAAGCAGCTATGGAAATGGTGCAAGAAGTACGCCGCCAGTTTAGAGATATACCGGGTATAATGGAGGGAACTGGGAAACCAGAGTATGATAAATGTGTAGCTATATCTACACAAGCTTCGCTTAAAGAAATGTTGCTACCAGGCATTTTAACGATAGGTTTTCCGCTGGTGATTGCTTTCTTGCCACTTGCCTTTGGGATGAATCGTCTTGCTATTGCAGAGATGCTTGGAGGTTATATGGCTGGCGTTACGGTAAGTGGCGTGTTATGGGCAATCTTTCAGAACAATGCTGGAGGTGCCTGGGATAATGCAAAAAAATCTTTTGAGGCAGGAGTAGAGATTAACGGTGAGATGACTTACAAGGGCTCTGATGCTCATAAGGCCGCTGTAACTGGTGATACGGTAGGAGACCCTTTTAAAGATACATCTGGGCCGTCTATGAATATACTTATAAAGCTTACTTGCCTTATAGGTCTTGTAATTGCACCTATACTAGGTGGTCATACTGATGATGGTCTAGCTATTACTACAGAAGATGGAACTGTAGTCGCCATTACTCAAGATGGACGTATAAAGGAAACACGCGAGGTGCAAAAAGAAGTTCGCTTTGCTATGGCAGAGCGTGATGGGCAGTTTGTAGGAACAGTAACTATTACGACAGATGATAATGGTGAGTTGAGTGCTGAGGTAAAAGAGTTTACAGGTACAGAAGCTGAGGTAAAAAAGCAAATGGACGCCTTTGAAGCATCACTTCGCAATAAATAG
- a CDS encoding bifunctional nuclease family protein — MSLVRLNIKGISYSQTQNGAYALILTEQDGERKLPIVIGAFEAQSIAIALEKEIKPPRPLTHDLFKNFADRFDIVIKQVIIHKLVDGVFYSSIICERDKIEEIIDARTSDAISLALRFQAPIFTYKNILDKAGIFLKGNTNPEEFTEEDEVLMDEIILEEESTSSGDDYKKMSLQELHNKLEQAVASEDYETAAKVRDEISKRN, encoded by the coding sequence ATGAGCTTAGTGCGTTTAAACATTAAAGGAATCTCCTACAGCCAGACTCAAAATGGTGCGTATGCCCTTATTCTTACTGAACAGGACGGAGAACGTAAGTTACCTATTGTAATAGGAGCTTTTGAGGCACAGTCTATTGCGATTGCATTAGAAAAGGAAATAAAACCACCCAGACCTCTCACACACGACTTATTTAAAAACTTTGCAGATCGTTTTGATATCGTCATTAAACAAGTAATAATACACAAACTTGTAGATGGTGTTTTTTACTCTAGTATAATTTGTGAGAGAGACAAAATAGAAGAAATTATAGATGCACGCACCAGTGATGCTATATCACTAGCCCTACGTTTTCAAGCACCTATATTTACTTATAAAAATATACTTGATAAAGCAGGTATCTTTCTCAAAGGAAACACAAACCCAGAGGAGTTTACTGAAGAGGATGAAGTCCTAATGGATGAAATCATTCTGGAAGAAGAGTCTACATCTAGCGGTGATGATTATAAAAAAATGTCACTACAAGAACTACACAACAAATTAGAGCAAGCAGTAGCTAGTGAAGACTATGAAACTGCGGCAAAAGTGCGAGATGAAATCTCAAAACGCAACTAA